The Gordonia mangrovi genome includes the window AGAGCGCGCGGGCGAAGCGGTCGGTGGCCAGGCATGTGCCGGGCAGCGGGTCGTCGCCGCCCAACCCTTCGTACTTCTTGACCAGTTCGAGTTGCTGGTCGTAGCTCGGCGAATTGGTCATCACCAGGTGATCGCGGCTGTGATGGATCTGGATCTCGCCGTCGATGTACTCGAAGATCGCGGAATCCCCGCTGGCATCCTCGATGGCGAGATGCAACGCAGGTTTGCTGTGGCCCGTCGGATCGGCCATCGGAACAATCTGCGGCTGGGCCGACTGCGTCCACGCCACGGCTTCGGCGACGGTTTCGAAGTTGTCGAGGTAGTACTGCAGCCAGACCGACATGGCCAGCTGCGGCTTCGAGTCATCGGGAGTGCCGTAATCCGACTCCGCCAGCCACAAGAGGTGGGCACCCAGCCCGCGTTCATTGAGGCCGTCGGTCGACAGCAGGTCGTACACACCCGCGATGAGGCTTCCGTACTTCGCGGTCCACTGGAGTTTGCCGGCGACACGATCGTCGCGCTTGATGCCGCGGGGCAGCTTCCACAGGTTGGTGTGCAGGTCCTGGTGGAAGTCCATGTTCCGGCCGACGATGACCGATCCGTTGGCATCTGGCCACATCACGCGCGTGCACATAATCTTGAGCGTCTCCTTGGGATCGAATGAGGGAGCACCGCGTGGTGCCACCTGACCGAGTGTCACGGTTCTCCGCGCCCAGCTAAGCAGCACCCAACGAGCCGCAGCTCCGATTGCAGAGAAATGCGGTGGATTCGGCACAAAAACCTGCCGCCGATGTCACAATGCGACACCTCGACGGCACGCCGACGTCCACAGCCCGCAATTGCATTCCCCTCCCGCCCGCACTTCAATGAACAACGAGTCAACACAGGAGGCGTGGTGGTCAGCGAGTACGTCGACAGCTACTCGACGGAAAGCGGCATCGAGGGCGCGCTCTACCGCACCCTCCGGTCCTTCCTCGGCTCAGCCCAGCAGCGCCTGTGGATCAAGGTCCCGTGGTGGGACGCCTCGCCCCACGCCACCACCCTGCTCGACGACACGATCGCCGCGCACCGACGCCACGTCGACGTCCTCATCCTCGCCCGCCCCGAAGCCTCCAACGATGCCGCGCTGCGTCGCCTGCGCAGCGCCGGTATCCGCGTGGTCGCCGTCCGCAATCTGCACGAGAAGGTCGTCCTGGCCGACGACCGCGTCCTCAACCATTCGACGAACTTCACCCGCAAGGAACTCGAGGTCAACGAGAACTCCGGGACCGTGCACACCACGCCGCGGCTGGTCGACGCGTTCGTCGCGGGTTTCGACCTGATGGCCGACAACCAGGACCGCACCGCATCCGGCGAGGAGACCTGGACGCCGACCGCCACCCTGATCCCACCGACGCTGCTGCCCTACCTGGATCGCTTCGACCAACTGAACCCGCTGCAGTCGAAGTCCGTTCCGGCGGTGCTGAACACCTCGGGGCATGTGATGGTGGTGGCGCCGACCAGTTCGGGTAAGACGCTGATCGGCGAGGTGGCCGCGCTGCGGTCGATCCTGCTGGAGCACCGGCCCGCGGTGTGGCTGCTGCCGGCGCGGGCGCTCGCCGCCGAGGTGGCCGCGACCGCCGCCCGCTGGCGTGATCACGGCATTGCGTCGATCGAGCTGACCGGCGAGACCAACATGTCCAGCGACCGCATCCGCACCGCGCAGCTGTGGGTGGCGACCACCGAGAAGTTCGAATCTCTCTATCGCCGTTCATCATTGCGGTCCTTCCTGGACACCGTCGGCTGCCTGATCGTCGACGAGGTACATCTCGTCGGCGACCACGAGCGCGGCGCCACCCTGGAATCGCTGCTCGCGCGGCTGCGGGCGTCAGCCGACCGGACGCGGATCGTCGCCCTGTCGGCGACGGCGGCCAACGCCCAAGAACTCGCCGACTGGTTCAACGCCCAACTGATCACGGTGGACTGGCGCCCCACCCGCCTCATCACCCAGTTCGTCACCTACGACTCGACGCCGGGCAAACCCTGGGACGACGAGGACGCCAAGGACGAAGCCCTCACCGACCTGCTGCACGAACTGTCCGACGACGACGCCTCCGGCACGGGCAGTGTCCTGATCTTCTGCGGCAGCAAGAACGCCGTGCGACGTACCGCGGGCCAACTGGCCGGTGTCCGCTACCGCGGCGTCGACGACGACACCCTGGTGGAGCAGACCTTCGCCAAAGGCGTCGGTATCCACTTCCGGGACGCGCCGAAATCCCAACGGGCGCTCGCCTCGTTCAACGCACGCCAGATCGACACCCTGGTCGCGACGTCGGGCCTGTCGACGGGGGTGAACACACCGGCCCGATCGGTGATCATCCGCGATCTGACCCTCGGCATCTCCGAACTCGAGACCAGTCAGGCCCAGCAGATGCTCGGCCGGGCCGGTCGCGCCGGACACGAATCGGAGGGTTTCGGCTTCATCCTGGTGCCGCACAGCGAGGAACTCGCGTGGCGCAGCAGGCTTGTCACCGGGTATCGGGTGGACAGCCGATTGATCGACAAACTCGCCGACGCCCTGCTCGCCGAGATTCTCCTCGGCAGCATCACCCGTCGCGCCGACGCGCAACTCTGGTACGAGGGCACCTTCGCCTACGCCCAGAACAACCGACGCCGCGACCTCGACGGAGTGCTCGATCACCTCATCACCCACCAATTGGTCACCGACGCCGACGACACGCTCACGGTGACCGATCTGGGCGCGCTCACCACCCGCCTGATGGTGGGGGTCGACGCGGCGAGCAACCTGCACTCCCGCCTCGCCGCGCTGCCCACTCCCACCGACGCCACCGAAGCCGAACAGCTCATCCTCGCGGCAATCGCGAACAGTGTTCCGGCGCTGCGTGATTGGCCGGTCAATCCCAAACCGTACGGGCAATGGGTCGACGACACCCTGGCGACGGCCCCGACGTTGAACCGTCGGCTCGACATCGAGTTCGGCAGCCAGTTCTGCGCGGCCGCCGCCGTGGCGGCGTTGAACAGCCCGGATCGTCTGCGGGTGTCCGGTGCGATGTCCCGCTCGGAACTCATCCGCGCCATCGACGCGTTGCCGCGCTACCTCGGCTGGATCGCCGCACTGGGCCATATCGGCATCGGCTCGTGGCAGCCGGTGGTGGCCGGCGACCTCGCCCGCCGCCTGACCTGGTGGCAACTCACCCCTCATCCGCAGCGCGGCAGCGGGCGGCTGTTGTGGTTCCTCGAACAGCTGCAGGACGAGGAGGCCCGCCGCAAACGCGTGCCGCTGCTGTGGCGGCGAGCCCGCGGCGCCGACTTCACCAACCCGAACGGGATCAATTCGCCGCCCCGCGGAGTCGATCTGCCCCGCAACGACTTCGAGCATCTCGTCGGCAGCCGGGCACACCTGGCGCTGGGGCCGGCCGACGGCATCGACCTGCCGCTCGACGCCTCACCGCCCGAGGCCACCCTCGCGATCATCAGCAACGACGGCGCGAACCGCGCCACCCTGCGCACCCACACCGTTCCGCGGAACGTCGAACTGCCTATGCCGCGGTCGGCACGGGCCACCGTGCTCGCCGCCGACGTGATCCTGTTCTCGCGTCGCGGTGATGTTGCCTATCAGAACGCCGTCGTCGACCTGCCGCAGACCGGCGTGGTCGATGCGTCGTCGGCCGTCGACGACGCCCGCGAGCTGATCGGCCGATTGTCGCCGCCGACGGCGGTGGTCGCCGCACCGGGCCGGGTCCGCAGCATGGTGCAGGGCAAACGCAAACGCCTCCTGTCCGATCTGCTGCCGCAGATCACCCCGGAACCGCAATTGCTGCCCGTCGCCGAGGCATTGAGCGGGAACGCCGACGACGACGAGACCCGCGTGATCACGCTTCGGGCAGCCCTGGAGGAGCTGCTCAGCATCGACGCGTCGGCCGCAAGCGCTCCCCGCCCGGCCGCCGCCGTGCTGAAGGCCGGACGCGCCACACCCCGCGAGTTCGAATGTGTCCTCCTCGCCCTCGCCGGAGCCCTCGACATCGAGGTGGGCGCCGCGGTCACCGATCACGGCCACCTCGTCGCGCTGGTCAACGCCGGCGGCGGGTGGCGAACCGCCACACCCCTCGACGACGGCCACGTCATCAGCAAACCGCTATTCCCCGACAAGCTTCCACCGATCATGAGCCCCCTGGGTCTCGTCCCCGCAAAACCCTCGGAGCCGGCCCGGCCGCTGTTTGGGTGGCTGGCGGAGTTCACGCCGGGTTCGGGTGAGCCGCAGTCGTCCAGTTCCCGCCGATCGGCCGCCCGGACGGACATCGAGCATGTCTCGGCGGCAGACCACGCCAACGCGGCTCCAGCACCCAGCACCACCACCTGATCCCTGAGGAACGAGGCGCCACCCCGACCCCTGAGGAACGAGGCGCTAGCCGAGTGTCACGAAGGGTCACGAAGGGCCCCAAAGTAATTCACCCAGCAACCCCCGATCCCTGAGGAACGAGGCGCTAGCCGAGTGTCACGAAGGGCCCCACCACACCCGCATCGCACCTACAGAGCGGATAATGCTCGAAAACAGGCCCGAGCCGCAGAGACCCGTCCGTCAGCCGAATGAATCAGCCACACACGAGGTGCCAGATCCCACAGCCGCGGATAGGTTGATTGCGTAGCCGGAATCAGCACTGCACAAACCACGGACTCGCATTCCGAACGCAGTCCAGCTGTGAAACTCACTCTGTCGGGGGACAACGAGCTGTGTACGTAGAGTCCGACATGCGAGTCATAGAACTGGCTCGAGCGAGCTCAGTCGCGTTGGGCACAAGGTGAGACCGTCCGACGCCACCGACACCGCACGGCAGCAGTACTCCAAGCCGAAACTGCGTGCACTGCTTTCGGTGCAACTGTTCAACATGCTCGGCGACGGCCTGCTCACCGTCGGGCTCACGCTCATCGTCGTAAACGTCTCGCAAAGCGCCACTGCACTAACGCTTCTACTGGCGTGTAGTACTGCCGCTGGGATCGTCGCCCTGCTCGGATCGTCGATATGGTTGGACGCCTTCAATCGGCGCCGCACCCTGATCGTGATCGATGTCGGGCGCGTCATCGCGGCGGTGCTCAGAGTTGCCTACCTCGTCTCTGAGCAGACGTGGCTGCTGGTGTTGATCGGCATCACCGCCGGCATCAGTGTCGCGCTGTATCGTCCCGCGTTCAGCGCCTACATCGGCGACATTGCCGCACCCGACGACCGTCACGCCGCGAATGCTCTGCGGTCGACGGCATCGAAACTGTCGAGCATTGCCGGCCCGGCTCTGGCGGGTGTGCTCGCCAACGTCGATGCACAGATGGCGATCCCGATCCTGGCCGGCCTACTCGCCTGCGTTTCGATTGCGGGGTTCACTCTGGGGCCGCCCGGCATGACTCCGGAAAGGCACTGGCGGATGAGTGGATTCTCAACTGCCGGGTTCCGCTTCGTGTGGTCACACAAATGGGTGATGGCCATCATCGCGCAAGGTGCGATCCA containing:
- a CDS encoding DEAD/DEAH box helicase, which codes for MVVSEYVDSYSTESGIEGALYRTLRSFLGSAQQRLWIKVPWWDASPHATTLLDDTIAAHRRHVDVLILARPEASNDAALRRLRSAGIRVVAVRNLHEKVVLADDRVLNHSTNFTRKELEVNENSGTVHTTPRLVDAFVAGFDLMADNQDRTASGEETWTPTATLIPPTLLPYLDRFDQLNPLQSKSVPAVLNTSGHVMVVAPTSSGKTLIGEVAALRSILLEHRPAVWLLPARALAAEVAATAARWRDHGIASIELTGETNMSSDRIRTAQLWVATTEKFESLYRRSSLRSFLDTVGCLIVDEVHLVGDHERGATLESLLARLRASADRTRIVALSATAANAQELADWFNAQLITVDWRPTRLITQFVTYDSTPGKPWDDEDAKDEALTDLLHELSDDDASGTGSVLIFCGSKNAVRRTAGQLAGVRYRGVDDDTLVEQTFAKGVGIHFRDAPKSQRALASFNARQIDTLVATSGLSTGVNTPARSVIIRDLTLGISELETSQAQQMLGRAGRAGHESEGFGFILVPHSEELAWRSRLVTGYRVDSRLIDKLADALLAEILLGSITRRADAQLWYEGTFAYAQNNRRRDLDGVLDHLITHQLVTDADDTLTVTDLGALTTRLMVGVDAASNLHSRLAALPTPTDATEAEQLILAAIANSVPALRDWPVNPKPYGQWVDDTLATAPTLNRRLDIEFGSQFCAAAAVAALNSPDRLRVSGAMSRSELIRAIDALPRYLGWIAALGHIGIGSWQPVVAGDLARRLTWWQLTPHPQRGSGRLLWFLEQLQDEEARRKRVPLLWRRARGADFTNPNGINSPPRGVDLPRNDFEHLVGSRAHLALGPADGIDLPLDASPPEATLAIISNDGANRATLRTHTVPRNVELPMPRSARATVLAADVILFSRRGDVAYQNAVVDLPQTGVVDASSAVDDARELIGRLSPPTAVVAAPGRVRSMVQGKRKRLLSDLLPQITPEPQLLPVAEALSGNADDDETRVITLRAALEELLSIDASAASAPRPAAAVLKAGRATPREFECVLLALAGALDIEVGAAVTDHGHLVALVNAGGGWRTATPLDDGHVISKPLFPDKLPPIMSPLGLVPAKPSEPARPLFGWLAEFTPGSGEPQSSSSRRSAARTDIEHVSAADHANAAPAPSTTT
- a CDS encoding MFS transporter, which produces MQLFNMLGDGLLTVGLTLIVVNVSQSATALTLLLACSTAAGIVALLGSSIWLDAFNRRRTLIVIDVGRVIAAVLRVAYLVSEQTWLLVLIGITAGISVALYRPAFSAYIGDIAAPDDRHAANALRSTASKLSSIAGPALAGVLANVDAQMAIPILAGLLACVSIAGFTLGPPGMTPERHWRMSGFSTAGFRFVWSHKWVMAIIAQGAIQIGFVSAPITLIVPLWLSDQHASGQYGYAMAIEAVGALTATLLFTRGVRIPATLGMPVLVLQGAVLLVVICGAPTILIYPAYFVLGLAMGIFGTLWISALQATVPAELLGRVLSIDALGNSAFSLVGILITGLALGYLSFGEVSTASLAVLIASVVLAALVPGVLTLGRQHREHNIEP
- a CDS encoding linear amide C-N hydrolase, translated to MCTRVMWPDANGSVIVGRNMDFHQDLHTNLWKLPRGIKRDDRVAGKLQWTAKYGSLIAGVYDLLSTDGLNERGLGAHLLWLAESDYGTPDDSKPQLAMSVWLQYYLDNFETVAEAVAWTQSAQPQIVPMADPTGHSKPALHLAIEDASGDSAIFEYIDGEIQIHHSRDHLVMTNSPSYDQQLELVKKYEGLGGDDPLPGTCLATDRFARALYYVGVQPEPTSQLQATAAMMSIIRNCAQPFRNPEPGKPDASQTLWQVVLDLTNLRYTFESTTRPNTVWVDLNDLDFSEGSGETKLDLIGKLALEGGIAGEVHKDFTPRRTFHIVSIDEAKLIGQLVQKAGADLKGITTPIEKYENKIQGLVEEKLASFVTAE